A region of Dioscorea cayenensis subsp. rotundata cultivar TDr96_F1 unplaced genomic scaffold, TDr96_F1_v2_PseudoChromosome.rev07_lg8_w22 25.fasta BLBR01002168.1, whole genome shotgun sequence DNA encodes the following proteins:
- the LOC120257511 gene encoding serine/threonine protein phosphatase 2A 57 kDa regulatory subunit B' theta isoform-like yields the protein MIKQILGRLPKKPPKSAESREFSDGASNGLMLSSSASSRSGSLPGNKAIISNKYPPAGTLKPNGNSYEALPSFRDVPSSEKQSLLIRKLNLCCVVFDFRDPTMNVKEKEIKRQTLLELVDYVTSANGKFAENVLQEIVKMVSINLFRAATTLSHENKVLEALDSEEEEPVMDPAWPHLQVVYEFFLRFVASPETDPKVAKRYMDHSFILKLLDLFDSEDPRERDYLKTILHRIYGRFMVHRPFIRKAINNIFYQFIFETEKHNGIAELLEILGSIINGFALPLKEEHKLFLVRVLIPLHKPKCIQMYHQQLSYCIMQFIEKDCKLADIVIRGLLKYWPVTNSSKEVMFLGEVEEVLEATQPAEFQRCIVLLFRQIARCMNSFHFQVAERALFLWSNDHVENLIKQNRKVILPIIFPALERNTRGHWNQAVRSLTLNVRKIFSDQDPELFEECLQKFQENEGKEEEIHLKHEARWKSLQEIAASKSYN from the exons ATGATCAAGCAGATACTCGGACGGCTTCCAAAGAAGCCACCAAAATCAGCAGAAAGCCGGGAATTCAGTGATGGGGCGTCGAATGGACTGATGTTGAGTTCTTCAGCAAGCTCCAGAAGTGGGAGCTTGCCTGGTAATAAGGCTATAATTTCAAACAAGTATCCACCAGCAGGAACATTAAAACCGAATGGGAATTCATATGAAGCATTGCCCAGCTTTCGAGATGTCCCGAGTTCCGAAAAGCAGAGCTTGCTTATCAGAAAGTTGAACTTGTGCTGTGTTGTTTTTGACTTTAGAGATCCAACAATGAATGTGAAAGAGAAGGAAATTAAGCGTCAGACCTTGTTGGAGCTTGTGGATTATGTAACTTCGGCAAATGGGAAGTTTGCGGAGAATGTTCTGCAGGAGATTGTCAAAATGGTGTCTATAAACTTGTTTAGGGCAGCAACAACTCTATCACATGAGAACAAAGTTTTGGAAGCTCTTGATTCGGAGGAAGAGGAACCTGTAATGGATCCTGCTTGGCCACATTTGCAGGTTGTTTATGAGTTCTTCTTGAGATTTGTTGCGTCCCCTGAGACTGATCCCAAGGTGGCAAAAAGATATATGGATCATTCCTTTATTCTTAAGCTGCTGGATCTCTTTGACTCTGAAGACCCAAGAGAGAGAGATTACTTAAAGACAATACTGCATCGTATTTATGGTAGATTTATGGTACATCGGCCATTCATTAGGAAAGCAATCAACAATATTTTCTATCAGTTCATCTTTGAAACTGAAAAGCATAATGGGATTGCAGAGCTCTTGGAGATTTTAGGAAGCATTATTAATGGGTTTGCTTTGCCACTCAAGGAAGAGCACAAGTTGTTTCTGGTTCGAGTACTGATTCCACTTCACAAACCGAAATGCATCCAGATGTACCATCAACAGCTATCATATTGCATTATGCAATTCATTGAGAAAGATTGCAAACTTGCGGATATTGTTATAAGGGGTTTATTGAAGTATTGGCCTGTAACGAATAGTTCGAAAGAAGTGATGTTCTTAGGAGAGGTGGAAGAAGTCCTGGAAGCAACTCAGCCTGCAGAATTTCAACGTTGTATAGTTCTGCTTTTCCGTCAGATTGCCCGTTGCATGAATAGTTTCCACTTTCAG GTAGCAGAAAGGGCGCTGTTCTTATGGAGCAATGATCATGTAGAGAACTTGATCAAACAAAACCGCAAAGTGATACTGCCAATCATATTCCCTGCATTGGAGAGAAATACAAGGGGGCATTGGAATCAAGCTGTTCGGAGTCTTACTTTGAATGTTCGCAAGATATTCTCTGATCAGGACCCTGAATTGTTCGAGGAGTGCTTGCAAAAATTTCAGGAGAATGAAggtaaagaagaagagatcCATTTGAAACATGAAGCCAGATGGAAATCTCTTCAAGAAATCGCAGCTTCTAAAAGCTACAATTAA